Proteins encoded together in one Thermomonospora curvata DSM 43183 window:
- a CDS encoding DUF3180 domain-containing protein gives MRPTRPAVLVALAAGIALLVWGLLQAVYGSLPKLPWTMAPTMLLLALGEGFTAYNLWRRIRRRPGTRPVEPLMVARMAALAKASAHAGAAIAGIFTGFVLYLSSRLDKDVPREDFFVSIGTLVAALTLVGAAIWLEYACRVPKGPDDDRDEDASPPDPAHW, from the coding sequence GTGAGGCCGACACGTCCGGCGGTGCTGGTCGCCTTGGCGGCCGGGATCGCGCTGCTGGTGTGGGGGCTGCTGCAGGCGGTGTACGGGTCGCTGCCCAAGCTGCCCTGGACGATGGCGCCGACGATGCTGCTGCTGGCCCTGGGCGAGGGGTTCACCGCCTACAACCTGTGGCGGCGGATCCGCCGCCGCCCCGGCACCCGCCCGGTGGAACCGCTGATGGTGGCCCGGATGGCGGCGCTGGCCAAGGCCAGCGCGCACGCCGGGGCGGCGATCGCCGGGATCTTCACCGGGTTCGTCCTGTACCTGTCGTCCCGGCTGGACAAGGACGTGCCGCGGGAGGACTTCTTCGTCAGCATCGGCACGCTCGTGGCGGCGCTGACGCTGGTCGGCGCGGCGATCTGGCTGGAGTACGCCTGCCGCGTCCCCAAAGGCCCCGACGACGACCGCGACGAGGACGCCTCACCCCCCGACCCGGCCCACTGGTGA
- a CDS encoding nuclear transport factor 2 family protein, whose product MNRADLAEVEEANAEFYAAFENGDLDRMSAVWADGPYAAAVGCVHPGWPLLRGREEVLRSWALIMANTPYIQFVLTGVRTEIFGDQALVTCEENIITADDGAGGSVLAGGSVVATNLFLRVDGQWRLLHHHGSPVLSQGEDEEQ is encoded by the coding sequence GTGAACCGCGCCGATCTGGCCGAGGTCGAAGAGGCCAACGCCGAGTTCTACGCCGCTTTCGAAAACGGGGACCTGGACCGGATGTCGGCGGTGTGGGCCGACGGCCCCTACGCCGCCGCCGTGGGCTGCGTGCATCCGGGCTGGCCGCTGCTGCGGGGCCGCGAGGAGGTGCTGCGGTCCTGGGCGCTGATCATGGCCAACACCCCCTACATCCAGTTCGTGCTGACCGGCGTGCGCACCGAGATCTTCGGCGACCAGGCCCTGGTGACGTGCGAGGAGAACATCATCACCGCCGACGACGGCGCCGGCGGCAGCGTGCTGGCCGGCGGGAGCGTCGTGGCCACCAACCTGTTCCTGCGGGTGGACGGCCAGTGGCGGCTGCTGCATCACCACGGGTCCCCCGTGCTGAGCCAAGGGGAGGACGAGGAGCAGTGA
- the hpt gene encoding hypoxanthine phosphoribosyltransferase, whose protein sequence is MDDKDLGADLASVLITQEELQAKIRELAAEIDADYAGRDLLLVGVLKGAVMVMADLARALHSPVSMDWMAVSSYGSGTRSSGVVRILKDLDTDITGRHVLIVEDIIDSGLTLSWLVSNLASRNPASLEICALLRKPEAAQAEIDVRYVGFDIPNEFVVGYGLDYAEKYRNLPFVGTLAPHVYGGQA, encoded by the coding sequence GTGGACGACAAGGACCTGGGTGCCGACCTGGCGAGCGTGCTGATCACGCAGGAGGAGCTGCAGGCCAAGATCCGGGAGCTGGCCGCCGAGATCGACGCCGACTACGCCGGCCGCGACCTGCTGCTGGTCGGGGTGCTCAAGGGCGCGGTCATGGTGATGGCCGACCTGGCGCGGGCGCTGCACTCGCCGGTCAGCATGGACTGGATGGCGGTCTCCTCCTACGGGTCGGGCACCCGCTCATCGGGCGTGGTGCGCATCCTCAAGGACCTGGACACCGACATCACCGGCCGCCACGTGCTGATCGTCGAGGACATCATCGACTCGGGGCTGACGCTGTCGTGGCTGGTCAGCAACCTGGCCTCGCGCAACCCGGCGTCGCTGGAGATCTGCGCCCTGCTGCGCAAGCCCGAGGCGGCCCAGGCCGAGATCGACGTCCGCTACGTGGGCTTCGACATCCCCAACGAATTCGTCGTCGGCTACGGGCTGGACTACGCCGAGAAGTACCGCAACCTGCCGTTCGTGGGCACCCTGGCGCCCCACGTCTACGGCGGGCAGGCCTAG
- a CDS encoding zinc-dependent metalloprotease, whose translation MIDWNLAVQTGTRLVRPGPQVSQAEAQQVVAELRELAKLAEGHVRDFTGIQAADPDRGHATIVDRPGWIRANVDGFRAVLEPLMDRLAERRGGLAGGPGGAVIQAVGSRVTGVQMGAILAYMASRVLGQYELFLPPDPDGKAPTGRLTLVAPNIVHVEQELGVNTRDFRLWVCLHEETHRAQFTGVPWLRSYVQEQMTEFLLASDVDPVAMMERLRQTAEAVIDAFRGGDDPDNPPAGLIDAIQSPQQRQILDRLTAVMTLVEGHGDYVMDAVGPEVVPSVKQIRARFQRRRDGGSRLDKAIRRLLGIDLKMRQYAEGSRFVRHTVAAVGMEGFNKVWTSPECLPTHEEIKNPGAWIARVVGDRSLESGPPSEAGEG comes from the coding sequence ATGATCGACTGGAACCTCGCCGTCCAGACCGGCACCCGGCTGGTGCGGCCGGGGCCCCAGGTCAGCCAGGCGGAGGCCCAGCAGGTCGTGGCGGAGCTGCGGGAGCTGGCCAAGCTCGCCGAAGGGCACGTCCGCGACTTCACCGGCATCCAGGCGGCCGATCCCGACCGCGGCCACGCCACGATCGTCGACCGGCCCGGGTGGATCCGGGCCAACGTCGACGGGTTCCGGGCCGTGCTGGAGCCGCTGATGGACCGGCTGGCCGAACGCCGCGGCGGGCTGGCCGGCGGGCCGGGCGGCGCGGTGATCCAGGCCGTCGGCTCCCGCGTCACCGGCGTGCAGATGGGCGCGATCCTGGCGTACATGGCCAGCCGCGTGCTCGGCCAGTACGAGCTGTTCCTGCCGCCGGACCCCGACGGGAAGGCGCCCACCGGGCGGCTCACCCTGGTGGCCCCCAACATCGTCCACGTCGAGCAGGAACTCGGCGTCAACACCCGCGACTTCCGGCTGTGGGTCTGCCTGCACGAGGAGACCCACCGCGCCCAGTTCACCGGGGTGCCCTGGCTGCGCTCCTACGTGCAGGAGCAGATGACGGAGTTCCTGCTGGCCTCCGATGTGGACCCGGTGGCGATGATGGAGCGGCTGCGGCAGACCGCCGAGGCCGTCATCGACGCCTTCCGGGGCGGCGACGACCCCGACAACCCTCCGGCCGGGCTGATCGACGCCATCCAAAGCCCGCAGCAGCGCCAGATCCTCGACCGGCTCACCGCCGTGATGACGCTGGTGGAGGGGCACGGCGACTATGTGATGGACGCCGTCGGCCCCGAGGTCGTGCCCTCGGTCAAGCAGATCCGCGCCCGCTTCCAGCGCCGCCGCGACGGCGGCTCCCGGCTGGACAAGGCGATCCGCCGGCTGCTGGGCATCGACCTGAAGATGCGCCAGTACGCCGAGGGCTCCCGCTTCGTGCGCCACACCGTCGCCGCGGTCGGCATGGAGGGCTTCAACAAGGTGTGGACCTCGCCGGAGTGCCTGCCCACGCACGAGGAGATCAAGAACCCCGGCGCCTGGATCGCCCGGGTCGTCGGCGACCGGTCGCTGGAGTCCGGCCCGCCGTCGGAGGCCGGCGAGGGCTGA
- the folP gene encoding dihydropteroate synthase, whose amino-acid sequence MGVVNVTPDSFSDGGAWFDADKAIRHGHDLIAEGADLVDVGGESTRPGAQRVPLAEELRRVIPVIEALAADGVPVSVDTMRAEVAEAAVAAGARLVNDVSGGLADPDMARVVAAAQVPYVVMHWRGHSHDMYRRAEYADVVAEVRAELHQRVEAVVAQGVDPSMIVLDPGLGFAKRPHHNWTLLAHLGELSDELPILVGASRKRFLGKLLAGPDGHPRPFIDCDDATVAVSALAAAAGAWCVRVHRVRPNADAVRVAAAVHAAQRGETG is encoded by the coding sequence ATGGGCGTGGTGAACGTGACCCCGGACTCCTTCTCCGACGGCGGGGCGTGGTTCGACGCCGACAAGGCGATCAGGCACGGCCACGACCTGATCGCCGAGGGCGCCGACCTGGTGGACGTGGGCGGAGAGTCCACCCGCCCGGGGGCGCAGCGGGTGCCGCTGGCAGAGGAGCTGCGCCGGGTGATCCCGGTGATCGAGGCGCTGGCCGCCGACGGCGTCCCGGTGAGCGTGGACACCATGCGCGCCGAGGTCGCCGAGGCCGCGGTCGCCGCCGGGGCCCGGCTGGTCAACGACGTCAGCGGCGGCCTGGCCGACCCGGACATGGCGCGGGTGGTCGCCGCCGCGCAGGTGCCCTATGTGGTGATGCACTGGCGCGGGCACAGCCACGACATGTACCGCAGGGCCGAGTACGCCGACGTGGTCGCCGAGGTCCGCGCCGAACTGCACCAGCGGGTGGAGGCGGTGGTCGCCCAGGGCGTGGACCCGTCCATGATCGTGCTGGATCCGGGGCTGGGCTTCGCCAAGCGGCCCCACCACAACTGGACCCTGCTGGCCCACCTGGGCGAGCTGTCGGACGAACTGCCGATCCTGGTGGGCGCCTCCCGCAAGCGCTTTTTGGGCAAGCTGCTGGCCGGGCCGGACGGGCACCCCCGTCCGTTCATCGACTGCGACGACGCCACGGTGGCCGTCAGCGCGCTGGCGGCGGCGGCCGGCGCCTGGTGCGTGCGGGTCCACCGGGTGCGTCCCAACGCCGACGCCGTGCGCGTCGCCGCCGCGGTGCACGCCGCACAGCGAGGTGAGACCGGGTGA
- the ftsH gene encoding ATP-dependent zinc metalloprotease FtsH, with protein sequence MDVKRYFRGPLLWILLFGLLAALVMWGFDPGDQYKRADTSKVISAINSGEVKSAKVIDKDQRIEVTLKNGDRMEASWVSGQGLELQKALQAQADKGQLPGGYNVEVPQQSLFVSLLFSLLPILFVVLIFLFIMNQMQGGGSRVMNFGKSKAKLITKDTPKTTFADVAGADEALEELEEIKDFLQNPAKFQAIGAKIPKGVLLYGPPGTGKTLLARAVAGEAGVPFYSISGSDFVEMFVGVGASRVRDLFEQAKANAPSIIFIDEIDAVGRHRGAGLGGGHDEREQTLNQLLVEMDGFDVKGGVILIAATNRPDILDPALLRPGRFDRQITVDRPDLEGRKGILKVHGRGKPFAPDVDLDVIARRTPGFTGADLANVINEAALLTARLNRKQIQMDTLEEAIDRVMAGPERKTRVMSETEKKIIAYHEGGHALVAHALPNADPVHKVTILPRGRALGYTMTLPVEDKFLTTRSEMLDQLAMLLGGRAAEELVFHEPTTGAANDIEKATAIARNMVTEYGMSERLGARKFGSGRGEVFLGRDVAHERDYSEEIASAIDDEVRRLIESAHDVAWEILVEYRDVLDELVLQLMEKETLSKEQVLEIFAPIRKRPKQKSYTGYGKRLPSERPPVLTPKELALMAAKDVQDLPGGSSLAKGNGQSGAEQPADPTPGES encoded by the coding sequence ATGGACGTGAAGCGCTACTTTCGCGGACCGCTGCTGTGGATCCTGCTGTTCGGTCTCTTGGCCGCGTTGGTCATGTGGGGCTTCGACCCGGGTGATCAGTACAAGCGGGCCGACACCTCCAAGGTGATCTCCGCCATCAACAGCGGCGAGGTCAAGTCCGCCAAGGTCATCGACAAGGACCAGCGGATCGAGGTGACCCTCAAGAACGGCGACCGGATGGAGGCCTCCTGGGTCAGCGGCCAGGGGCTGGAGCTGCAGAAGGCGCTGCAGGCCCAGGCCGACAAGGGGCAGCTGCCCGGCGGCTACAACGTCGAGGTCCCCCAGCAGAGCCTGTTCGTCAGCCTGCTGTTCAGCCTGCTGCCGATCCTGTTCGTGGTGCTGATCTTCCTGTTCATCATGAACCAGATGCAGGGCGGCGGCTCGCGGGTGATGAACTTCGGCAAGTCCAAGGCCAAGCTCATCACCAAGGACACCCCCAAGACCACCTTCGCCGACGTGGCCGGGGCCGATGAGGCGCTGGAGGAGCTGGAGGAGATCAAGGACTTCCTGCAGAACCCGGCCAAGTTCCAGGCCATCGGCGCCAAGATCCCCAAGGGCGTGCTGCTGTACGGCCCGCCCGGCACCGGCAAGACCCTGCTGGCCCGCGCGGTGGCCGGCGAGGCCGGGGTGCCGTTCTACTCCATCTCCGGCTCGGACTTCGTGGAGATGTTCGTCGGCGTCGGCGCCTCCCGCGTCCGCGACCTGTTCGAGCAGGCCAAGGCCAACGCCCCGTCCATCATCTTCATCGACGAGATCGACGCGGTCGGCCGGCACCGCGGCGCCGGGCTGGGCGGCGGCCACGACGAGCGCGAGCAGACCCTCAACCAGCTCCTGGTGGAGATGGACGGGTTCGACGTCAAGGGCGGCGTCATCCTGATCGCGGCCACCAACCGGCCCGACATCCTGGACCCGGCGCTGCTGCGTCCCGGCCGCTTCGACCGGCAGATCACCGTGGACCGCCCCGACCTGGAGGGCCGCAAGGGCATCCTCAAGGTGCACGGCCGCGGCAAGCCGTTCGCCCCGGATGTGGACCTGGACGTCATCGCCCGCCGCACCCCCGGCTTCACCGGCGCCGACCTGGCCAACGTGATCAACGAGGCGGCGCTGCTGACCGCCCGGCTCAACCGCAAGCAGATCCAGATGGACACCCTGGAGGAGGCCATCGACCGGGTGATGGCCGGCCCCGAGCGCAAGACCAGGGTGATGTCGGAGACCGAAAAGAAGATCATCGCCTACCACGAGGGCGGTCATGCGCTGGTGGCGCACGCGCTGCCCAACGCCGACCCGGTGCACAAGGTGACGATCCTGCCGCGCGGCCGGGCGCTGGGCTACACCATGACGCTGCCGGTGGAGGACAAGTTCCTCACCACCCGCTCGGAGATGCTCGACCAGCTGGCCATGCTGCTGGGCGGCCGCGCCGCCGAGGAGCTGGTCTTCCACGAGCCGACCACCGGGGCGGCCAACGACATCGAGAAGGCCACCGCCATCGCCCGCAACATGGTCACCGAGTACGGCATGAGCGAGCGGCTGGGGGCCCGCAAGTTCGGCTCCGGCCGGGGCGAGGTGTTCCTGGGCCGCGACGTCGCCCACGAGCGCGACTACTCCGAGGAGATCGCCTCCGCCATCGACGATGAGGTCCGCCGCCTCATCGAGTCCGCCCACGATGTCGCCTGGGAAATCCTGGTGGAGTATCGTGACGTGCTGGACGAGCTGGTGCTGCAGCTGATGGAGAAGGAGACCCTCTCCAAGGAGCAGGTGCTGGAGATCTTCGCTCCCATCCGCAAGCGTCCCAAGCAGAAGTCCTACACCGGCTACGGCAAGCGGCTGCCGTCGGAGCGGCCGCCCGTCCTGACCCCCAAGGAGCTCGCCCTGATGGCCGCCAAGGACGTTCAGGACCTGCCCGGCGGCTCCTCCCTGGCCAAGGGCAACGGCCAGAGCGGCGCCGAACAGCCGGCCGACCCGACCCCTGGTGAGAGCTGA
- the folB gene encoding dihydroneopterin aldolase, with product MKAAGLDWIELTGLRARGRHGCLPAERELGQEFVVDVALGLDTRPAAASDDLSLTVDYGSLADRLVAVVTGEPVNLIETLAERLAEVCLEEPTVQQVHVTVHKPAAPVGQVFGDVAVKIYRSRS from the coding sequence GTGAAGGCGGCCGGGCTGGACTGGATCGAGCTGACCGGGCTGCGGGCCCGGGGCCGGCACGGATGCCTGCCCGCCGAGCGGGAGCTGGGGCAGGAGTTCGTGGTGGACGTGGCGCTGGGACTGGACACCCGCCCCGCCGCGGCGAGTGACGATCTGTCCCTGACGGTCGATTATGGATCTTTGGCCGACCGGCTGGTCGCCGTCGTGACCGGAGAACCGGTCAACTTGATCGAGACGCTGGCCGAACGGCTGGCCGAGGTCTGCCTGGAGGAGCCGACGGTGCAGCAGGTCCACGTCACGGTGCACAAGCCCGCCGCCCCGGTGGGACAGGTGTTCGGTGACGTGGCCGTGAAGATCTACAGGAGCCGTTCATGA
- the folK gene encoding 2-amino-4-hydroxy-6-hydroxymethyldihydropteridine diphosphokinase, whose protein sequence is MTTPDLTATGGHLLVPQRAVLSLGSNLGDRLSNLQEAIDALFDAPGLTFVALSPVYETTPYGGPEGEIPEQDDYLNVVLVADTSLAPRVLLERVLNIENSMQRVREVRWGPRTLDIDIVMFGNVTCNEPDLILPHPRAHERAFVLVPWADIEPDVLLPGHGRVADLAAAALRATGPDAVRRRDDLTLQEPA, encoded by the coding sequence ATGACCACGCCCGACCTGACCGCCACCGGCGGCCACCTGCTGGTCCCGCAGCGCGCGGTGCTGTCGCTGGGCAGCAACCTCGGCGACCGCCTGAGCAACCTCCAGGAGGCCATCGACGCGCTGTTCGACGCCCCCGGCCTGACGTTCGTGGCGTTGTCGCCGGTGTATGAGACCACCCCGTACGGCGGTCCGGAAGGCGAAATCCCCGAACAAGACGACTACCTGAACGTGGTGCTGGTGGCCGACACCAGCCTGGCCCCGCGGGTGCTGCTGGAGCGGGTGCTCAACATCGAAAACTCCATGCAGCGGGTCCGCGAGGTCCGCTGGGGGCCGCGCACCCTGGACATCGACATCGTGATGTTCGGCAACGTGACCTGCAATGAACCGGATCTGATCCTGCCGCATCCGCGGGCGCACGAGCGGGCGTTCGTGCTGGTGCCGTGGGCGGACATCGAACCGGACGTGCTGCTGCCCGGCCACGGCCGGGTGGCCGACCTGGCGGCGGCGGCGCTGCGCGCGACCGGCCCGGACGCGGTGCGGCGCCGCGACGACCTGACCCTGCAAGAGCCCGCGTGA
- the tilS gene encoding tRNA lysidine(34) synthetase TilS, with amino-acid sequence MGPDPAVAAVRVAVRRALGELPAGMPVLVACSGGADSLALAAATAFEAPRAGRRAGGVTVDHRLQEGSGHVAQTVVRAMRELGLDPAESVAVTVTGPGGPENAARRARYAALDEAARRAGAAVLLGHTLDDQAETVLLGLARGSGARSLAGMPPRFQRGEICYMRPLLGLERATTRRACRAMGLTPWDDPHNEDPAYTRVRLRREVMPALEKALGPGVAAALARTARLLRDDAEALDALAERARSEVTGDDGALDAAALGELPRAVRTRVLRGAAVEAGSPAGTLAAVHVEELDRLITDWRGQRHVDLPGGVRALRRYGKLLFRRGEIAADGRGR; translated from the coding sequence ATGGGTCCTGATCCTGCCGTCGCCGCCGTGCGCGTGGCCGTCCGGCGGGCGCTGGGCGAGCTGCCCGCCGGCATGCCGGTCCTGGTGGCCTGCAGCGGCGGCGCCGACTCCCTGGCGCTGGCCGCCGCGACGGCCTTCGAGGCGCCCCGTGCCGGGCGCCGGGCCGGCGGCGTCACCGTCGACCACCGGCTGCAGGAGGGGTCCGGCCATGTCGCTCAGACGGTGGTGCGCGCCATGCGCGAGCTGGGCCTGGACCCCGCCGAATCGGTCGCGGTGACCGTGACCGGGCCCGGCGGCCCCGAGAACGCCGCCCGGCGGGCCCGCTACGCCGCCCTGGACGAGGCGGCACGGCGGGCCGGCGCGGCGGTGCTGCTCGGCCACACCCTCGACGACCAGGCCGAAACCGTGCTGCTGGGCCTGGCCAGGGGCTCTGGGGCCCGCTCCCTGGCCGGGATGCCCCCGCGTTTTCAGCGGGGTGAGATCTGTTACATGCGGCCGCTCCTGGGGCTGGAACGGGCGACCACCCGCAGGGCGTGCCGGGCCATGGGGCTGACCCCCTGGGACGACCCGCACAACGAGGACCCCGCCTACACGCGCGTCCGGCTGCGGCGCGAGGTGATGCCCGCCCTGGAAAAGGCGCTCGGCCCCGGCGTGGCCGCCGCGCTGGCGCGCACCGCCCGGCTGCTGCGCGACGACGCCGAGGCCCTGGACGCCCTGGCCGAACGCGCCCGAAGCGAGGTGACCGGCGACGACGGCGCGCTGGATGCGGCGGCGCTGGGCGAGCTGCCGCGGGCGGTGCGGACCCGGGTGCTGCGCGGGGCGGCGGTCGAGGCGGGCAGCCCGGCGGGTACGCTCGCCGCCGTCCACGTCGAGGAGCTGGATCGGCTGATCACGGACTGGCGCGGGCAACGGCATGTTGACCTGCCCGGGGGCGTACGCGCTTTGCGGCGGTATGGGAAGCTGCTGTTCCGCCGAGGAGAGATCGCCGCCGACGGGCGGGGACGATGA
- a CDS encoding HEAT repeat domain-containing protein, which yields MRKSAVSGGLDATGASAVPVTAAGAERFAALLRAPAAGRDELLEEALEADRRAVAGWALRLCRSDAPKAQVLLALRALDEACLHEECPDLLPEAARTLAGLCRPDWDAELLAAALPPLGHYAAGPQTAQTLSAMTEHPDPAVRAAAVEGIDHFGDRGSFPPAEAALVRRLTVLVTEDPDARVRLAAARTLRSADLWEGFGPETVAHLAAALGRAIGIDRDPRVRRAAAEGLGRLSVPPPQRPPVAEALRPHLTDRDPQVAAWAVAYLAAGDDPRALELLWTAVAARDVHREYLSAAVHMFVPYRDGAPRHRRRLRRALKRLRSRGWADVPSDEPGWGPQARANYLKTLIGSLSPWWAPWWLPLV from the coding sequence GTGCGAAAGTCGGCGGTTTCCGGCGGGCTCGACGCCACGGGGGCGTCCGCCGTTCCGGTGACGGCCGCAGGAGCGGAACGGTTCGCCGCGCTGCTGCGGGCACCCGCCGCGGGCCGGGACGAGCTGCTGGAGGAGGCGCTCGAAGCGGACCGGCGGGCGGTGGCCGGCTGGGCGCTGCGGCTCTGCCGCAGCGACGCCCCCAAGGCGCAGGTCCTGCTCGCGCTGCGCGCGCTGGACGAGGCCTGCCTGCACGAAGAGTGCCCCGACCTGCTGCCGGAGGCGGCGCGCACACTGGCCGGGCTGTGCCGTCCCGACTGGGACGCCGAGCTGCTCGCCGCGGCGCTGCCGCCGCTCGGCCACTACGCCGCGGGGCCGCAGACGGCGCAGACCCTGTCGGCGATGACCGAGCACCCCGACCCGGCGGTGCGGGCGGCGGCCGTCGAAGGCATCGACCACTTCGGCGACCGGGGCTCCTTCCCCCCGGCGGAGGCGGCGCTGGTGCGGCGGCTGACCGTCCTGGTCACCGAGGACCCCGACGCCCGGGTGCGGCTGGCGGCGGCCCGGACGCTCAGGTCGGCCGACCTGTGGGAGGGGTTCGGGCCGGAGACGGTCGCGCACCTGGCGGCGGCGCTGGGCCGGGCGATCGGCATCGACCGCGACCCGCGGGTGCGCCGGGCGGCCGCCGAAGGCCTGGGCCGGCTGTCGGTCCCGCCGCCGCAGCGCCCGCCGGTGGCCGAGGCGCTGCGTCCCCACCTGACCGACCGCGACCCGCAAGTGGCGGCGTGGGCGGTGGCCTACCTGGCCGCCGGGGACGACCCCCGGGCGCTGGAGTTGCTGTGGACGGCGGTGGCGGCCCGCGACGTGCACCGGGAGTACCTGTCGGCGGCCGTGCACATGTTCGTCCCCTACCGGGACGGCGCACCCCGGCACCGCCGCCGGCTGCGCCGCGCGCTCAAACGGCTGCGCAGCCGGGGCTGGGCGGACGTCCCCTCAGACGAGCCGGGCTGGGGACCGCAGGCCCGCGCGAACTACCTCAAAACCCTGATCGGCAGCCTGTCCCCGTGGTGGGCGCCCTGGTGGCTGCCGCTGGTGTGA
- the folE gene encoding GTP cyclohydrolase I FolE, which translates to MPAFDHERLERAVREILIAIGEDPDREGLRETPARVARAYAEQFAGLRQRPEDVLNKVFEADHDEMVLVKDIEVYSTCEHHLVPFHGLAHVGYTPNAKGQITGLSKLARLVDVYARRPQVQERLTSQIADALMEILEPRGVIVVIEAEHLCMTMRGVRKPGAKTVTSAVRGDFRDHAETRAEAMALILGRPS; encoded by the coding sequence CTGCCCGCCTTCGACCATGAGCGGCTGGAGCGGGCGGTGCGCGAGATCCTGATCGCGATCGGGGAGGACCCCGACCGCGAGGGGCTCCGTGAGACGCCCGCCCGGGTCGCCCGCGCCTACGCCGAGCAGTTCGCCGGGTTGCGCCAGCGGCCCGAGGACGTCCTCAACAAGGTGTTCGAGGCCGACCACGACGAGATGGTCCTGGTCAAGGACATCGAGGTCTACTCCACCTGCGAACACCACCTGGTCCCCTTCCACGGGCTGGCGCACGTGGGGTACACCCCCAACGCCAAGGGGCAGATCACCGGGCTGTCCAAGCTGGCCCGGCTGGTGGACGTCTACGCCCGCCGCCCGCAGGTGCAGGAGCGGCTGACCAGCCAGATCGCCGACGCGCTGATGGAGATCCTGGAGCCGCGCGGCGTCATCGTGGTCATCGAGGCCGAGCACCTGTGCATGACGATGCGCGGGGTGCGCAAACCCGGGGCCAAGACGGTCACCTCGGCGGTGCGCGGCGACTTCCGCGACCACGCCGAGACCCGGGCCGAGGCCATGGCGCTGATCCTGGGACGGCCGTCCTGA